GGCGTTCCAAGGGCCCCGGCGGGGCGCGGACCGGGCCGTGCTCCTGGCGCACGGCGCCGGATCGGACCACCGCGCCGCCGCCCTCGTCGCCGTCGCCGACGCGCTCGCGGCGGCGGGGATCCCGTCGCTGCGGTTCGACTACCCGTACAAGGCCGCGGGGCGACGGGCGCCCGACCGGCTGCCGGTCCTCGCCGCCGCCACCCGCGACGCGGCCCGGGCCCTCGCCCGCCGGCTCGACCTGCCGCCCGAGCGCGTCGTCCTCGGCGGACGCTCGATGGGCGGCCGGGTCGGGTCCCTCGTCGCCGCCGACCCCGACGACCCCGTGCCCGCCCTCGGCCTGCTGCTCCTCGGGTACCCGCTGCACCCCGCCGGCCGGCCCGATCGCCGCCGGGACGGCCACTTCGGCGCGTTGCGGATGCCGGTCTGCTTCGTGAGCGGAACCCGCGACGCCCTCGCGCCCCGGCCCGAGCTGACCCGAGCCGCCCGCCGGATCGCCGGGCCCGTCACGATCCACTGGCTCGAGTCCGCCGATCACGGCTACCGGCCCCTGAAGGCCAGCGGCCGCTCCGTCGACGACGTGCTCACCGAGGTCGCCGAGACTTCCGTCACATGGGTGCGTTCGCTCCCGGGCCCTCCCGGGGCAGGGAACAAGTCGTGAACGCCTTGTAAAGGCGGGAGAATTGTTCGAGATCGCGCGCGCTCGGCTGCGACACTGGCTCCATGCGGGTCGACCGAACCTTCGCCTTCGTGGACCTGTGCGGCTTCACGCACTTCACGAGCACGCACGGCGACGAGCGCGCCGTGGACGTCCTCACGCGCTTTCGCGCCGCGGTGCGGTCGATCGGGTCCAGCCACGGGGTGCGGGTGGCCAAGTGGCTCGGTGACGGGGCGATGTTCGTCAGCACGAGCCGCGAGCCCCTCATCGAGTCCATCCTCGACCTCGCCGGCCGCGCGCCCGAGACCGGCGTCCGGCTGCCGCTCCGAGCCGGGCTGGCCGGCGGCGCCGTCATCCTCTTCGAGGGGGACGACTACATCGGCGGGCCCGTGAACCTGGCCGCGAGGCTCTGCGACGTCGCGCGGCCCCGGGAGCTGCTCGCCGCCGCCGACCTCGCCGACGCCGTCCCCGCCTGGGCCGACGTCGAGTCCGTCGGGCCCCGCGACATCTCCGGGTTCCCGGTCGCGGTCCACGTCGTGCGCATCGAGCCGGGTGTGGCGGTCCCGGTCGCCGGAGGCCGCGGATAGCCTCACCGGCTGTGCCCGAGCCGAGCTACGAGACGCTCCGGTTCGAGCGTCGAGGCCCGGTCGGGTGGCTGCGGCTCCACCGCCCCGAGAAGCTGAACGCGTTCACGGTGTCGATGTGGCGCGAGCTCGGTGACCTCGGCCGCCGCGTCGGGGCCGACGCCACCCTGCGGGTCGTCGTCGTCGTCGGCGACGGCCGAGCCTTCTCGAGCGGCATCGACACGTCGGTGTTCACCGAGGGGACGGGTCAGTCGGTGCTCGAGGTCGGCGAGGGTGGGCATCCCGACCCGACCGTGGCGGGGATCCTCGCCGTCCAGGACACCTTCACGTGGCTGGCCGAGGCGCCGTACCCGACGATCGCCGCGATCCGCGGGTACGCCCTCGGCGCCGGGCTCCAGCTCGCGCTCGCGTGCGACCTCCGGGTCGTCGCGCACGGCGCCCAGCTTGGCTTGCTCGAGCACCGGTACGGGATCCTCCCGGACCTGGGTGGCACCCAGCGGCTGCCGCGGATCGTCGGCCCGTCGAAGGCGCTGCAGCTGATCGTCACCGCGGCGCGCATCGACA
This Acidimicrobiia bacterium DNA region includes the following protein-coding sequences:
- a CDS encoding enoyl-CoA hydratase/isomerase family protein, with the protein product MPEPSYETLRFERRGPVGWLRLHRPEKLNAFTVSMWRELGDLGRRVGADATLRVVVVVGDGRAFSSGIDTSVFTEGTGQSVLEVGEGGHPDPTVAGILAVQDTFTWLAEAPYPTIAAIRGYALGAGLQLALACDLRVVAHGAQLGLLEHRYGILPDLGGTQRLPRIVGPSKALQLIVTAARID
- a CDS encoding adenylate/guanylate cyclase domain-containing protein yields the protein MRVDRTFAFVDLCGFTHFTSTHGDERAVDVLTRFRAAVRSIGSSHGVRVAKWLGDGAMFVSTSREPLIESILDLAGRAPETGVRLPLRAGLAGGAVILFEGDDYIGGPVNLAARLCDVARPRELLAAADLADAVPAWADVESVGPRDISGFPVAVHVVRIEPGVAVPVAGGRG
- a CDS encoding alpha/beta family hydrolase produces the protein MSPTGEPARAFQGPRRGADRAVLLAHGAGSDHRAAALVAVADALAAAGIPSLRFDYPYKAAGRRAPDRLPVLAAATRDAARALARRLDLPPERVVLGGRSMGGRVGSLVAADPDDPVPALGLLLLGYPLHPAGRPDRRRDGHFGALRMPVCFVSGTRDALAPRPELTRAARRIAGPVTIHWLESADHGYRPLKASGRSVDDVLTEVAETSVTWVRSLPGPPGAGNKS